Proteins encoded together in one Oceanispirochaeta sp. window:
- a CDS encoding response regulator produces the protein MRILVVDDLPFMRSIISDIVTESGHLVVGEAGDGIECLSRYKSLLPDLVLMDIVMPRMNGVEALKSLKKAYPHSRVIMCSSLSDQEKIIKAIRFGASDYIVKPFQRKRLVSAINRACSVND, from the coding sequence ATGAGAATACTCGTCGTAGATGATCTGCCTTTTATGCGATCCATCATCTCGGATATCGTAACTGAAAGCGGTCATCTGGTGGTGGGAGAAGCCGGGGATGGTATTGAATGCTTATCCCGGTATAAATCCCTCCTGCCGGATTTGGTCCTGATGGATATTGTTATGCCTCGTATGAACGGTGTGGAAGCATTAAAAAGTCTTAAAAAAGCGTATCCCCATAGTCGTGTTATTATGTGTTCCTCACTTAGCGATCAGGAAAAAATAATCAAAGCGATACGTTTTGGTGCTTCTGATTATATCGTCAAACCCTTTCAAAGAAAAAGGCTGGTGTCAGCCATAAACAGGGCTTGCAGTGTAAATGATTAG